The Saprospiraceae bacterium genome includes a window with the following:
- a CDS encoding DUF4981 domain-containing protein yields the protein MKRYFLFLMFVSIKGLAQLPEWQNPQLNEINRMPMHTNYFAYESREKAESGNRESSDNYLSLNGLWKFLWVRNADMRPGDYFKTDYDDRSWKQLPVPGLWEFNGYGDKVYKNIGYAWHNQYKNNPPIVPEENNHVGTYRKVVKIPATWTGQQIIAHFGSVTSNMYLYINGQFVGYSEDSKLEAEFDVTRFVKAGENIFAFQVFRWCDGTYLEDQDFVRLSGVGRSCYLYKRPIAHISDVKINADLDASYTDGLLSVDIDFSKACKNEIVKLSLMDSDGKTTFTHSINYQKKSESVQYTVKNVKSWTAETPNLYTVEIALMTGDKVAEVIRQKVGFRKIEIKGGRMLINGQPILIKGVNRHEMDPVTGYVMTESRMMQDISLMKKYNINAVRTCHYPNEGRWYELCDRYGLYVVAEANVESHGIGYGANTLAGVPEFKLAHLQRNERNIQKYRNHPSVIIWSMGNEAGFGQNFIDTYQLIKKMDSSRPVQYERACENQNDMQWSDIYCPMYLSYEGCENYAKSNPVKPLIQCEYAHAMGNSMGGFKEYWELTRKYPSYQGGFIWDFVDQSPRQQRPDGQYQYFYGGDWNDYDGHDFNFCNNGLFSPSRSPNPHADEVKFYYQDIWIKHKGANEIEVFNEYFFKTLNNHYLRWEIISEGRLIESGVLDKLEVEPQKYSGLTLPFSIQSDGREKYLNIRILTKKAEDLKEADHEVAKFQFLIDEGMPDTYRMKNVIQSANLETELPKVRENSMITLEVSSSVFTVEFDRETGFIHKYHIGNQPILAKGSKIVPNFWRAPTDNDFGANINNSYAIWKNPEMKLKNFKWRNIDGLAEVEAHYEIPDSGSKMELVYLINNVGEIKITQKLMANKEKSVANLFRFGMKMQLNKDLDQIEYYGKGPGENYSDRNTAAFVGIYHQSVADQFYPYIRPQESGNKTDVRWWINKNITGQGIKIISDKPLSISALEYSIDELDEGTKKHNRHPADLQKSDAVNLNIDLIQAGLGCEDSWGRIAQKQYQLPYKDYQYTYFIKPYGF from the coding sequence ATGAAGCGTTATTTTCTGTTTCTTATGTTTGTAAGCATCAAAGGCTTAGCTCAACTACCTGAATGGCAAAACCCTCAGCTCAATGAAATCAACAGGATGCCAATGCACACCAATTATTTCGCCTATGAGAGTAGGGAAAAGGCTGAGTCAGGCAATCGTGAAAGTTCAGATAATTATTTGTCATTGAATGGGTTATGGAAATTTCTTTGGGTTAGAAATGCTGATATGCGACCCGGAGATTATTTCAAAACCGACTATGATGATAGGTCATGGAAACAGCTGCCTGTTCCTGGCCTGTGGGAATTCAATGGATATGGTGACAAGGTGTACAAAAACATAGGTTATGCCTGGCACAATCAGTACAAAAATAATCCACCTATAGTACCGGAAGAAAACAACCACGTGGGGACGTACAGAAAGGTGGTAAAAATTCCTGCTACCTGGACAGGTCAGCAAATAATCGCCCATTTTGGATCAGTGACTTCCAATATGTATCTTTACATCAACGGCCAGTTTGTCGGTTATAGCGAAGATTCCAAATTGGAAGCAGAATTTGATGTCACAAGGTTTGTCAAGGCTGGCGAAAATATATTTGCTTTTCAGGTCTTTAGGTGGTGCGACGGGACATATCTTGAAGATCAGGATTTTGTCAGACTAAGTGGTGTCGGGAGAAGCTGTTATCTATACAAAAGGCCGATTGCTCATATCTCTGATGTAAAAATTAATGCTGATCTTGATGCTTCTTATACGGATGGTTTGCTTAGTGTTGATATTGATTTTTCTAAAGCATGTAAAAATGAAATAGTCAAATTATCGTTGATGGATTCAGATGGGAAAACAACCTTTACGCATTCCATTAATTATCAGAAAAAATCAGAAAGTGTTCAATATACCGTAAAAAATGTAAAGTCCTGGACCGCTGAAACACCTAACTTATATACTGTTGAAATCGCCCTCATGACGGGTGATAAGGTAGCTGAAGTGATCAGGCAAAAAGTAGGGTTCAGAAAAATAGAAATAAAAGGTGGCCGGATGCTGATCAACGGACAACCTATCTTGATCAAAGGCGTCAACCGTCATGAAATGGATCCGGTCACTGGATATGTCATGACAGAGTCAAGGATGATGCAGGACATCAGTCTGATGAAAAAATACAATATCAATGCTGTCAGAACTTGCCATTATCCAAATGAAGGGAGATGGTATGAGCTTTGTGATCGCTATGGTCTGTACGTAGTGGCAGAAGCAAATGTAGAGTCTCACGGTATTGGATACGGTGCAAATACATTGGCCGGAGTCCCGGAGTTTAAGTTGGCTCATTTACAGCGAAATGAGCGAAATATTCAAAAATACAGAAACCATCCGTCCGTTATCATCTGGTCCATGGGAAATGAAGCCGGATTTGGACAGAATTTTATAGACACATATCAGCTTATAAAAAAAATGGATAGTTCCAGGCCTGTTCAGTATGAAAGGGCTTGTGAAAATCAAAATGATATGCAATGGTCAGATATATATTGTCCGATGTACCTCAGTTATGAAGGCTGTGAAAACTATGCAAAATCAAATCCTGTAAAACCCCTGATCCAGTGCGAATACGCCCACGCTATGGGAAATTCTATGGGTGGTTTTAAAGAATATTGGGAACTAACAAGAAAATATCCTTCTTATCAGGGTGGTTTTATTTGGGACTTTGTAGATCAGTCTCCCAGACAGCAGCGACCTGATGGTCAATACCAATATTTTTATGGTGGTGATTGGAATGATTATGATGGTCATGATTTCAATTTTTGCAATAATGGTCTGTTTTCTCCTTCCAGATCTCCCAATCCACATGCCGATGAAGTGAAATTTTATTATCAGGATATTTGGATAAAACATAAAGGTGCTAATGAAATTGAAGTTTTTAATGAATATTTTTTTAAAACCCTTAACAACCATTATTTGCGGTGGGAGATCATATCTGAAGGAAGACTTATCGAATCAGGAGTTTTGGACAAACTTGAAGTTGAGCCACAAAAATACTCCGGTCTCACACTACCTTTTTCTATTCAATCAGACGGAAGAGAAAAATATCTGAATATCAGGATTTTGACAAAAAAAGCAGAAGACCTGAAAGAAGCAGACCACGAAGTGGCAAAGTTTCAGTTTTTGATAGATGAGGGTATGCCTGATACTTATAGAATGAAAAATGTAATTCAATCTGCAAACCTTGAAACAGAACTCCCGAAAGTCAGAGAAAACAGTATGATCACGCTTGAGGTATCGTCTTCGGTCTTTACTGTGGAATTTGACAGGGAGACCGGATTTATCCATAAATATCACATAGGAAACCAGCCAATCCTTGCAAAGGGCAGCAAAATTGTGCCTAATTTCTGGCGTGCCCCAACAGACAATGATTTTGGTGCAAACATCAATAACTCATACGCCATCTGGAAAAACCCTGAAATGAAGCTGAAAAACTTCAAATGGAGAAACATTGATGGATTGGCAGAAGTAGAGGCTCACTACGAGATACCGGATTCAGGGTCTAAGATGGAGTTGGTTTATCTGATAAATAATGTCGGCGAAATAAAAATTACTCAAAAGCTGATGGCGAATAAAGAAAAAAGTGTTGCCAATTTATTTCGGTTTGGGATGAAAATGCAATTAAATAAAGATTTGGATCAAATAGAATACTATGGAAAAGGTCCGGGCGAAAACTACTCGGACAGAAATACAGCCGCTTTTGTTGGGATTTATCATCAAAGTGTAGCAGACCAGTTTTATCCTTATATCAGACCACAGGAATCCGGAAATAAAACTGATGTCAGATGGTGGATAAATAAAAATATCACAGGCCAGGGAATCAAAATAATCAGTGACAAACCTCTTTCAATATCTGCTTTGGAGTATTCCATAGATGAACTTGACGAAGGCACAAAAAAACACAATCGCCATCCTGCAGATCTTCAAAAATCAGATGCTGTAAATTTAAATATTGATTTAATACAGGCAGGCCTTGGTTGTGAAGATAGCTGGGGCAGAATAGCTCAAAAGCAGTATCAGCTTCCATACAAAGATTATCAATATACATATTTTATAAAACCGTATGGATTTTAA
- a CDS encoding IS4 family transposase produces the protein MIDFIPKDKFAVLALTHKTDKHYRSFPAWTQLITMLFGIFSRCDSMGEICDGMMGMQGKLNHLGLKSSPARSTAGDGLRERDNVFFEKLYFELLQHFKPILSVSRINNVSFSDLFIFDSSTIRLFSDIMKGVGRNPKDDGRKKGGLKVHMLIDAHADTPAFVKISEAKCHDKTFIQYLNLPEHSMVVFDRAYNHYLQFAKFTGKKINFVCRLKKNAVYDIIEQTYCKELNDTEYGVLKEEHIHLKYKDNGEEKALCLRKVTYKDEKGRVYEFITNNFEIKKEEVAYIYKLRWNIELLFKKLKQNFQLHFFYSETENGIKTQIWCTLIAQLLLLILKVKSETKKAFSTVAALVRIHMISLIDVIWMVENSRRTYVKATKTKNKSPCPQLSIF, from the coding sequence TTGATTGATTTTATACCAAAAGATAAGTTTGCAGTATTAGCACTAACCCACAAAACAGATAAGCATTATAGGTCATTCCCTGCTTGGACGCAACTGATCACTATGCTTTTCGGAATATTTAGCAGATGTGATTCTATGGGTGAAATATGTGATGGAATGATGGGAATGCAAGGTAAATTAAATCATCTTGGACTTAAATCGTCACCTGCCAGAAGTACTGCTGGTGATGGATTGAGAGAACGAGACAACGTGTTTTTTGAAAAGCTGTACTTTGAACTTCTGCAACATTTTAAGCCAATTTTGTCGGTCAGCCGCATTAATAATGTATCATTCAGCGACCTATTTATCTTTGATTCGAGTACCATTAGACTATTTTCTGATATTATGAAAGGTGTGGGGCGCAATCCAAAGGATGACGGCAGGAAGAAAGGTGGGCTCAAAGTCCATATGCTCATTGATGCACACGCTGATACCCCTGCGTTTGTAAAGATCAGCGAAGCCAAATGTCATGATAAAACTTTTATTCAATACCTAAACCTTCCCGAGCATAGTATGGTGGTGTTTGACAGGGCTTATAACCATTACCTCCAATTTGCTAAATTTACAGGCAAGAAGATCAATTTTGTATGTAGATTGAAGAAAAATGCAGTGTATGACATCATAGAACAAACATATTGTAAAGAACTGAACGACACAGAATATGGTGTCTTGAAAGAAGAACACATACACCTTAAATACAAGGACAACGGAGAAGAAAAAGCGTTGTGTTTGAGGAAAGTCACGTACAAAGACGAAAAAGGAAGGGTATATGAGTTTATCACCAATAACTTTGAAATAAAAAAAGAAGAAGTAGCTTATATATATAAACTCAGGTGGAATATAGAGCTCCTGTTCAAGAAATTGAAACAAAATTTTCAATTGCACTTTTTCTATTCAGAAACAGAAAACGGGATAAAGACACAAATATGGTGCACATTGATAGCACAATTACTACTCCTGATACTAAAAGTAAAATCCGAAACAAAAAAAGCCTTCTCTACAGTGGCAGCATTGGTGAGGATCCATATGATAAGCCTCATAGATGTAATCTGGATGGTTGAAAACAGCCGCAGAACTTATGTAAAAGCCACAAAGACAAAAAATAAATCACCCTGTCCTCAATTATCGATCTTTTAA
- a CDS encoding queuosine precursor transporter: MAIQRILQDKGVFLFFLLTGLFIGNTLVAEFIGGKIFSMEKLFGLAPLNMKIFGVDGLGFNLTAGAILWPLVFVMTDIINEYYGSKAVKTLSFLAIGIVFYSFIMVYGAICLPPNDWWQFQSGLSDDPARNVSDMSMIFNKVMGQGLWIIVGSMFAFLVGQILDVFVFQKIKSATGDKYIWLRATGSTLVSQLVDSYIVLLIAFWIGSDWDITRVLAIGTVNYIYKGSMAIILTPVLYLSHFIIDRYIGTDEAENMRKQALNL, from the coding sequence ATGGCAATACAAAGGATACTGCAAGACAAGGGGGTTTTTCTGTTTTTCCTGTTGACAGGTTTGTTTATTGGCAATACGTTGGTTGCTGAGTTTATAGGAGGCAAGATATTTTCTATGGAAAAACTCTTTGGCTTAGCTCCACTTAATATGAAGATTTTTGGTGTGGATGGCTTAGGATTTAATCTTACAGCAGGTGCTATTCTATGGCCTTTGGTTTTTGTGATGACTGACATTATAAATGAGTATTATGGCAGCAAAGCCGTGAAAACCTTATCTTTTCTCGCTATAGGGATAGTGTTTTATTCATTTATTATGGTCTATGGAGCTATTTGTTTGCCTCCAAACGATTGGTGGCAGTTCCAGAGTGGGCTGTCAGATGATCCAGCCAGAAATGTGAGTGACATGAGCATGATTTTTAATAAAGTAATGGGTCAGGGTCTTTGGATTATTGTTGGCTCAATGTTTGCATTTTTAGTAGGCCAGATTCTGGACGTATTTGTTTTTCAAAAAATCAAGTCTGCCACCGGAGATAAATACATTTGGCTTAGAGCCACAGGTTCAACATTGGTTTCGCAGCTTGTAGATAGTTATATAGTTCTTCTGATAGCTTTCTGGATAGGTTCTGATTGGGATATCACCAGAGTGCTTGCCATAGGTACTGTAAATTATATCTATAAGGGCAGTATGGCTATCATACTTACTCCGGTGTTGTATCTGAGTCATTTTATCATTGACAGATATATTGGTACAGATGAAGCAGAAAACATGAGAAAACAAGCCTTAAACCTGTGA
- a CDS encoding TIGR00730 family Rossman fold protein, producing the protein MSEKELKEADAHIHREIKKWSEIKGENSWTMFKVIAELVDGFESLNKLDPCISIFGSARTKPDDPYYKLATDIAAKCTEEGFGVITGGGPGIMEAANKGAYLSGGLSVGLNIDLPFEQFNNPYIDPSKILHHRYFFVRKVMFVKYAQAFVVCPGGFGTLDELFEVLTLIQTNKISMVPVILVGTEYWSGLKQWIHDVMLSQANNISSKDLDLLPITDDPDEVVSIIRNFYDGSDRIHSIKPNYEL; encoded by the coding sequence ATGAGTGAAAAAGAGTTGAAAGAAGCAGATGCCCATATACATCGCGAAATAAAGAAATGGAGTGAAATCAAGGGCGAAAACTCATGGACGATGTTCAAAGTTATCGCTGAATTGGTGGATGGCTTTGAGAGTTTAAATAAGTTGGATCCATGTATTTCTATTTTCGGCTCAGCCAGGACAAAACCTGATGATCCATATTACAAACTTGCAACAGATATTGCAGCAAAATGTACTGAAGAAGGATTTGGTGTGATCACAGGTGGAGGACCAGGAATTATGGAAGCAGCAAATAAGGGAGCCTATCTAAGTGGTGGACTTTCAGTGGGATTAAATATTGATCTTCCTTTTGAGCAGTTCAACAATCCATACATTGACCCATCAAAAATACTGCACCACAGATATTTTTTCGTCAGAAAAGTCATGTTCGTCAAGTATGCACAGGCCTTTGTAGTGTGTCCTGGTGGTTTTGGAACATTAGATGAGCTGTTTGAAGTACTCACTTTGATTCAGACCAATAAAATATCAATGGTACCTGTGATCCTGGTTGGAACAGAATATTGGTCAGGACTGAAGCAATGGATTCATGATGTGATGTTGTCACAAGCAAATAATATATCTTCCAAAGACTTAGATTTGCTGCCCATCACTGATGATCCTGATGAAGTGGTTTCAATTATTCGCAATTTTTATGATGGTTCTGACAGGATACATTCTATCAAACCAAATTATGAGTTGTAA
- the ddlA gene encoding D-alanine--D-alanine ligase, with product MKNKMNLAVIIGGKSPEHAISLRSGRSVVQSLDSEKYDITVIGINKEGIWHLQDTNDFLLHADDNVKITLKPSDTKVFLDTNGKKTILYNRKNNRKIKVIDVAFPVIHGAYGEDGIIQGLFRSVNVPFVGVDLMASSVGMDKDIAKRLWRDANIPIAAFEVIDLSNKSKVRYEDIIKKLGTPVFVKPANAGSSVGVHKVTTKEEFKAAVKDGFLYDRKLLVEEAITGIEVECAVLGNEFPEGSVIGGIMPTEQFYSYDAKYISSSGAKLMIPAPISPEVASLIKTTAIKAFRCIGAEGLSRVDFFLKPDNTIVINEINTMPGFTSISMYPKLWEATGLPYPKLLDRLIDLAIDRHKTVKKLKTSW from the coding sequence ATGAAAAATAAAATGAATCTTGCTGTCATTATAGGCGGCAAATCTCCGGAGCACGCCATATCTCTGAGATCCGGTCGTAGTGTAGTTCAGTCCCTTGATTCTGAAAAATATGACATTACTGTTATTGGCATCAACAAGGAAGGCATTTGGCATCTTCAGGATACCAACGATTTTTTACTTCACGCTGATGATAATGTAAAAATAACCCTAAAACCTTCTGATACAAAAGTATTTCTTGACACCAATGGTAAAAAGACCATCCTTTACAACAGAAAAAATAACCGCAAAATTAAGGTTATTGATGTCGCATTCCCGGTGATTCATGGTGCCTATGGTGAAGATGGAATTATTCAGGGTCTGTTTAGATCTGTCAATGTTCCTTTTGTGGGTGTCGACTTGATGGCGTCTTCTGTAGGCATGGATAAAGATATAGCTAAAAGGCTCTGGAGAGATGCCAATATCCCGATCGCTGCTTTTGAAGTAATAGATCTCAGCAATAAAAGCAAGGTGCGATATGAGGATATCATTAAAAAACTTGGTACTCCGGTATTTGTCAAACCTGCCAATGCGGGTTCATCTGTAGGAGTGCACAAAGTCACCACCAAAGAAGAATTTAAGGCAGCTGTGAAAGATGGCTTCCTTTATGATAGAAAATTGCTTGTAGAAGAAGCTATCACCGGGATAGAAGTGGAATGTGCCGTATTAGGCAATGAATTTCCTGAAGGGTCTGTCATAGGTGGCATCATGCCGACAGAACAGTTCTACTCTTATGATGCCAAGTACATCAGCAGCTCCGGTGCAAAACTGATGATTCCTGCCCCTATATCTCCTGAAGTAGCTTCACTGATAAAAACGACAGCTATCAAAGCTTTCAGATGTATAGGAGCTGAGGGTCTTTCAAGAGTAGATTTTTTTCTGAAACCTGACAACACCATTGTCATCAATGAAATCAATACTATGCCGGGCTTTACGAGTATATCAATGTATCCTAAACTTTGGGAAGCTACGGGATTGCCTTATCCTAAATTACTCGATCGTTTGATAGATCTGGCTATAGACAGACATAAAACCGTCAAAAAACTCAAAACCAGTTGGTAG
- a CDS encoding GNAT family N-acetyltransferase produces the protein MTITTKDNKQVILRKLEQPDYENLCKYFDNLSLDTKRRFGPHAFDLQSVSDYYDTDKNIGYIAVDILSQSIVAYFIIKKGYLDHDRNRYQSYGINLDESTDCTFAPSVADAWQSCGLGNILFHFVLNDIKEYHIKRVILWAGVQADNEKAIRFYLKNNFQLLGEFDYNGKNLDMLLQPNKLQKLHDRWLKLIKERAEQTQQ, from the coding sequence ATGACAATCACAACGAAAGATAATAAACAAGTAATTTTACGAAAACTTGAGCAACCAGACTACGAAAACTTGTGTAAATATTTTGATAATCTCAGCTTGGACACGAAAAGACGCTTTGGCCCACATGCCTTTGATTTGCAGTCTGTATCCGACTATTATGATACAGACAAAAACATTGGATATATAGCAGTAGATATATTAAGCCAAAGTATTGTAGCGTATTTTATTATAAAAAAAGGTTACTTAGACCACGACCGCAATCGTTATCAATCTTACGGAATAAACCTTGATGAAAGCACAGATTGTACGTTTGCACCATCGGTAGCTGATGCATGGCAAAGTTGTGGATTAGGGAACATTCTGTTTCATTTTGTCCTAAACGACATAAAAGAATACCATATAAAAAGAGTGATTTTATGGGCTGGAGTTCAAGCTGATAATGAAAAAGCCATACGCTTTTATTTAAAGAACAACTTTCAACTTTTGGGAGAATTTGATTATAATGGAAAAAATTTGGACATGTTGCTTCAGCCTAATAAACTACAAAAACTGCATGATAGATGGTTGAAATTAATCAAAGAAAGGGCGGAACAAACCCAACAATAA
- a CDS encoding N-acetyltransferase: MITQVLIRQENKKDYDQIFEIVAAAFGQENEAKLVNALRNNAEDFVPQLSLVATLDEKIVGHILFTRIKIIEENETETESLALAPLAVIPAHQRKGIGKLLINHGIDKARELQFKSVIVLGHAKYYPKFGFEAAEKWNIISPYNVPSNVFMAFELVNDGLKNVSGLVRYPKEFESL, encoded by the coding sequence ATGATAACTCAAGTGCTCATTCGGCAGGAAAATAAAAAAGACTATGATCAAATTTTTGAAATAGTTGCCGCTGCTTTTGGACAAGAAAATGAAGCGAAATTGGTCAATGCTTTGCGAAATAATGCTGAAGATTTTGTTCCCCAACTTTCTTTAGTGGCAACTCTGGATGAAAAAATTGTAGGACATATTTTATTTACAAGGATCAAAATCATAGAAGAAAACGAAACTGAAACTGAGAGTCTAGCGCTTGCACCATTAGCTGTAATTCCCGCACATCAAAGAAAAGGAATCGGAAAACTGCTCATCAACCACGGAATTGATAAGGCAAGGGAATTGCAATTTAAGTCAGTAATTGTATTGGGACATGCAAAATATTATCCAAAATTTGGTTTTGAAGCAGCTGAAAAATGGAACATCATATCACCATACAATGTCCCTTCGAATGTTTTTATGGCATTTGAATTGGTAAATGACGGATTAAAAAATGTATCTGGTCTTGTAAGGTATCCAAAAGAATTTGAAAGTTTGTAA
- a CDS encoding SUMF1/EgtB/PvdO family nonheme iron enzyme — MVRIPSGTVELRDDRLKKQWSVEVQPFLLSKILVTQELYFAITSEDPSTLKGNNRPIESVTWKDAVCFCNKLSIHKRLIPCYEIQDEIEEISFDITSNGFRLPTEAEWEYACKAGTPGNRYGNINDIAWYKDNSSLTTHIVGQKAPNPWGLYDMLGNVWEWCSDIYDESVYGTYRIIRGGGWSDEERSVMATNRRRSHPLKFKIDDLGFRIARNLTENPTS; from the coding sequence ATGGTCAGGATACCTAGTGGAACTGTAGAGTTAAGAGATGATAGACTTAAAAAGCAATGGAGCGTTGAAGTGCAACCCTTTTTGCTTTCAAAAATTTTAGTAACACAAGAACTTTATTTTGCCATTACATCTGAAGACCCAAGTACTTTAAAAGGCAACAATCGGCCCATTGAATCAGTGACTTGGAAAGATGCGGTGTGTTTTTGCAATAAATTATCAATTCATAAAAGGCTAATTCCTTGTTATGAAATCCAAGATGAAATCGAAGAAATTTCTTTTGATATCACATCAAATGGATTTCGACTCCCAACTGAAGCTGAATGGGAATATGCATGTAAAGCAGGGACACCTGGTAATAGATATGGAAATATAAACGATATAGCCTGGTACAAAGATAACTCATCATTGACAACACATATCGTAGGTCAAAAAGCACCTAATCCTTGGGGACTATATGATATGCTCGGCAATGTCTGGGAATGGTGTTCTGACATATATGATGAATCAGTTTATGGCACATACCGTATAATCAGAGGTGGTGGCTGGTCAGATGAAGAGCGGAGTGTAATGGCTACCAATCGACGAAGAAGTCATCCTTTAAAATTTAAAATTGATGATCTTGGATTTAGAATTGCAAGAAACTTGACAGAAAATCCAACTTCATAA
- a CDS encoding IS982 family transposase → MFVLIDRRNYNRRRKKLSSYISLMGTKVCNIINPKCDKFIVDSMPLPISKNARKNRSTICMDDPNCLPATGYHAISKAFYYGYKMHIISSVEGIPVTVAITPANVADIDFLKFDEIIDISDCQLLGDKGYISESVQLSLFETKSIQLVTPLRANMKGQTMWTKASAYHRKKIETKISQLDDQFMVKRNYAKTSDGLIARLTCKVAAVATLQLNNFSKQKSLNKLKIALAA, encoded by the coding sequence TTGTTCGTCCTTATTGATAGAAGAAATTACAATAGACGGCGAAAAAAATTATCTAGCTATATTTCTCTGATGGGTACGAAGGTTTGTAATATTATCAACCCTAAATGTGATAAGTTTATTGTTGACAGTATGCCGCTCCCAATATCTAAAAATGCAAGAAAAAACAGATCAACAATCTGTATGGATGACCCTAATTGCTTACCTGCAACCGGGTACCATGCTATTTCTAAAGCATTTTATTATGGATATAAAATGCACATCATTTCTTCTGTCGAAGGTATACCAGTCACAGTAGCCATAACACCAGCCAATGTAGCTGATATTGATTTTTTAAAATTTGATGAAATCATAGATATATCTGATTGTCAACTACTTGGAGATAAAGGTTATATATCCGAGTCCGTTCAGTTGTCCTTATTTGAGACAAAATCAATCCAATTAGTTACGCCTTTAAGAGCTAACATGAAAGGTCAAACGATGTGGACGAAAGCTTCTGCGTATCATAGGAAAAAGATAGAAACGAAAATTTCCCAACTAGATGATCAATTTATGGTGAAAAGAAATTATGCCAAAACATCAGACGGGCTTATCGCTAGATTGACTTGTAAAGTGGCAGCAGTTGCTACGCTACAATTAAATAATTTTTCCAAACAAAAATCATTAAACAAACTCAAAATTGCTCTTGCTGCTTAA
- a CDS encoding DUF1801 domain-containing protein, whose amino-acid sequence MKIINPKVDLFIADGCGRCEYYATDRCKVRNWQTELQHVRQIMLESDLEEEIKWGVPVYTHEGKNIVIISALKDCVTFGFFKGVLLKDTHKILEKQGESVQSARIIRFTFVDRILEMASVIKDYITEAVAIEVSGTKVEFKKDLEPIPAELEDRFEELPALKDAFYSLTPGKRRGYVIYISQPKGSEARFSRIEKCIEKIMNGEGLHDKYKSQR is encoded by the coding sequence ATGAAGATAATCAATCCAAAAGTCGATCTATTTATTGCGGACGGTTGCGGGCGTTGTGAATACTATGCTACCGACCGATGTAAGGTCAGAAACTGGCAAACAGAATTGCAGCATGTCAGACAAATCATGCTTGAATCTGATCTTGAAGAAGAAATCAAATGGGGAGTACCTGTCTATACCCACGAAGGTAAAAATATCGTCATCATCAGTGCACTAAAAGATTGTGTCACCTTCGGGTTTTTTAAAGGTGTTTTGCTTAAAGACACACATAAGATACTCGAAAAACAAGGAGAAAGTGTACAATCTGCCCGTATCATCAGATTTACTTTTGTTGATCGAATTTTGGAGATGGCATCTGTAATCAAGGATTATATCACTGAAGCCGTGGCCATTGAAGTAAGTGGAACTAAAGTAGAATTTAAAAAAGATCTTGAACCTATTCCTGCTGAATTGGAAGATAGATTTGAAGAGTTACCGGCACTTAAAGATGCTTTCTATTCTCTTACTCCCGGTAAAAGGAGAGGATATGTTATCTATATTTCTCAACCCAAAGGATCAGAAGCAAGATTCAGCAGGATAGAAAAATGTATCGAAAAGATCATGAATGGAGAAGGATTGCACGATAAGTACAAATCTCAGCGATAG